One window from the genome of Fulvivirga lutea encodes:
- a CDS encoding bifunctional helix-turn-helix transcriptional regulator/GNAT family N-acetyltransferase: MNYLDQLGVLALGTRLKKVSDMIMNDGIEMYKAAGIKFDPKWFPVFHLLSTHSPLGVMEISEKIGISHPYVIKLVKELQRAGLVTNTTNSNDARKRSIELSTDGRKLLNSITPIWNDIHSTIEDLLRDSNNSLYSNLIALENSFTEESFLNRVFTTRKQRLLEEVEILPYNPSLKEHFKTLNIEWLEKYFTVEPIDVKVLSEPEENIIKPGGAIVFARVEGKIVGTCALKKKEGYGYELTKMAVTESAQGLQIGKKLGLEIISIAKTKKAKLVFLESNRILTPAIALYRNLGFIEGITPWESDYQRSNIYMELKL, encoded by the coding sequence ATGAATTACCTCGATCAACTTGGTGTGCTGGCCTTAGGAACTCGGCTTAAAAAAGTATCTGATATGATAATGAATGACGGCATTGAAATGTACAAAGCCGCTGGAATAAAATTCGATCCTAAATGGTTTCCTGTATTTCATTTGCTTTCCACCCACTCTCCTCTCGGTGTTATGGAGATTTCTGAAAAAATAGGTATCTCACACCCATATGTGATAAAATTAGTAAAAGAGCTTCAGAGAGCAGGGTTGGTTACTAATACCACTAACTCGAATGACGCCAGAAAAAGATCTATAGAACTTTCCACAGACGGCAGGAAGCTTCTTAATTCAATAACCCCTATATGGAATGATATACACAGCACCATAGAAGATTTGCTAAGAGATTCCAACAACTCACTTTATTCAAACCTGATAGCGCTTGAAAATTCATTTACAGAAGAAAGTTTTCTTAATAGGGTTTTCACTACCAGAAAGCAGCGTTTATTAGAAGAAGTGGAAATATTGCCTTACAACCCTTCACTCAAAGAGCATTTTAAAACATTAAATATTGAGTGGCTTGAAAAATACTTTACTGTTGAGCCAATAGATGTTAAGGTATTAAGTGAACCAGAAGAAAATATCATTAAGCCGGGAGGTGCGATTGTATTTGCCAGGGTTGAAGGTAAAATTGTTGGTACTTGTGCATTAAAGAAAAAGGAGGGTTATGGCTATGAGTTAACAAAAATGGCTGTTACTGAATCTGCTCAAGGACTACAAATTGGTAAGAAATTAGGTTTGGAAATTATATCAATTGCCAAAACAAAAAAGGCCAAATTAGTATTCCTGGAATCTAATAGAATTTTAACCCCTGCCATTGCCCTTTACAGGAATTTAGGTTTTATTGAAGGAATTACTCCATGGGAGTCGGACTACCAACGTTCTAATATTTATATGGAGTTAAAGCTTTAG
- a CDS encoding phenylalanine 4-monooxygenase, protein MKATEKRSIPTLKNMQQVYDNYTVEDHKVWKILFDRQIKNLPTAATAEYLAGLDRINFTNDEIPNFEKTNKILREATGWELVAVEGIVDDQLFFELMANKKFPATTWLRKMSELDYLEEPDMFHDVFAHVPLLVNQPFVDFLQALSQIAVEHAGDVKAIDLLSRVYWFTVEFGLIRESSGLRIYGAGILSSAGETKFSLSNEPKHFEYNVDQILNTPYRKDIFQDRYFIIDSFEELFESIHEVRMLLNDRITKKLMFA, encoded by the coding sequence ATGAAAGCAACTGAAAAAAGAAGTATTCCAACACTGAAAAACATGCAGCAGGTTTATGATAACTACACGGTAGAAGATCATAAGGTATGGAAGATACTTTTTGACAGACAGATTAAAAACCTTCCAACCGCAGCAACGGCAGAATATCTGGCAGGTCTCGATAGGATTAATTTTACAAATGATGAAATTCCAAACTTTGAGAAGACCAATAAAATACTGCGTGAAGCCACTGGTTGGGAGTTGGTGGCTGTAGAGGGTATTGTAGATGATCAGCTGTTTTTTGAATTAATGGCCAATAAGAAGTTTCCTGCAACAACATGGCTAAGAAAAATGAGTGAGTTGGATTACTTGGAAGAGCCAGATATGTTTCATGATGTTTTTGCCCACGTGCCTCTACTTGTCAATCAGCCTTTTGTAGACTTTCTTCAAGCACTAAGTCAAATAGCTGTTGAACATGCCGGTGATGTAAAAGCTATTGATCTGCTTTCTCGTGTATATTGGTTTACTGTTGAATTTGGTTTGATACGTGAGTCTTCTGGTTTGAGAATTTACGGAGCCGGAATTCTATCTTCAGCTGGTGAGACTAAATTCAGTTTAAGCAATGAACCGAAGCATTTTGAATATAATGTAGATCAAATTCTTAATACGCCTTACCGCAAAGATATTTTTCAGGATAGGTATTTCATCATTGATTCATTTGAAGAGTTATTCGAATCAATACATGAAGTGCGTATGCTTTTAAATGATCGAATAACTAAAAAGCTGATGTTTGCTTAG
- a CDS encoding sensor histidine kinase encodes MISPKPNWLFKISKMLQSARAIAISAIVSAVLLYTLIYQLYPYANYESGFVIAIIIALIVGYPMGRLVTIYGNEIRFQNKEIRKNNEIKNQLISILGHDIKGPLNNVKKLLELANSDHITKEELQKVTSQLHSDVDSTLVLTNNLINWIKIQKIDFKPQHKYFKIKDIINETIDLYRPIAKNKSIQLVAQLPEEEEMQCDAEMCKIVLRNLVSNSIKYSHEGGKVEITVSQDSNDIIFEIKDTGIGIDNEQAEKLLKDEVVSSELGTNKEKGTGIGLHLSKKIIDQLGGEIWLESNSNGTAFYIKLPQHQAVD; translated from the coding sequence ATGATCTCTCCCAAACCAAACTGGTTGTTTAAAATCTCTAAGATGTTGCAAAGTGCCAGAGCCATTGCGATATCTGCGATTGTAAGTGCTGTTTTACTTTACACGCTAATTTATCAACTCTACCCCTACGCAAACTATGAATCAGGCTTTGTGATAGCTATTATAATTGCTCTCATTGTTGGGTACCCCATGGGAAGATTGGTAACTATTTATGGTAATGAAATCAGGTTTCAGAATAAAGAAATTAGAAAGAATAACGAAATCAAAAATCAGCTAATAAGTATACTCGGTCACGACATAAAGGGGCCATTGAACAATGTGAAGAAGTTGCTGGAATTGGCTAATTCAGATCATATAACCAAAGAAGAGCTGCAAAAAGTAACATCACAATTACACAGCGATGTAGATAGCACGCTTGTACTCACGAACAACCTAATTAACTGGATTAAAATTCAAAAAATAGATTTTAAACCTCAGCATAAATATTTTAAAATTAAAGACATAATAAACGAAACTATTGACTTATACAGACCAATCGCGAAGAATAAATCAATACAACTAGTAGCTCAGTTGCCTGAAGAGGAAGAAATGCAATGCGATGCTGAAATGTGTAAGATAGTCCTGCGTAACCTGGTTTCTAATTCTATAAAATACTCACATGAGGGAGGTAAAGTTGAGATCACTGTTTCTCAAGATTCAAATGATATTATTTTTGAAATAAAAGACACAGGTATAGGTATTGACAATGAGCAAGCCGAAAAACTCCTAAAAGATGAAGTTGTATCGAGCGAGTTAGGCACAAATAAAGAAAAGGGAACAGGAATTGGTCTTCATTTGTCCAAAAAAATTATAGATCAGTTGGGTGGTGAAATATGGTTAGAAAGCAACTCCAATGGAACTGCTTTCTATATTAAACTTCCACAACATCAGGCAGTCGACTAA
- a CDS encoding dihydrolipoyl dehydrogenase family protein, producing MTKYDLVVIGAGPSGYAAAMRALDFKKKVLLIEKNNVGGAGVTNGALSSKTWWEISRETHLINKNLKRFNLKAPDVSFKEVQQEVRGAVAERKQLLTDHMDLLKNSQFSDLLDFKKGSAKLLNEHEIEITSDGGKEVIYAEYVVLATGSRPRKLPEIPIDEKVILTSDGIEQMDDFPESMVILGAGVIGCEFATIFSGFGKTKVHLIDKGDRILPFEDEDIVKVIERNMENNGVLIHRNSQLIRMDIVNGRVEYELEYDDGSKEVFNVERALVSVGRIPNYENLWADAVPITLNKRGIEDNETQTSVSNIYAVGDITADIALVNVGELEGRHAVEKIFGKPQRKLVYENISTIMFLNPEVAGVGLNETQAKAKGIAYKVVTLDYACIPRAIAKRNTQGFIKMLVTNDDAMKILGMRVVGNHASSAIQAVALLISMDKGIEELAECVHPHPSITEGIQECVRMVMGKSLFKPSALTGKLSCRTCNEGVYENIIF from the coding sequence ATGACTAAATACGATCTAGTAGTAATAGGTGCCGGCCCCTCAGGCTATGCTGCTGCAATGCGGGCACTGGACTTCAAAAAAAAGGTATTATTAATTGAGAAAAATAATGTGGGAGGTGCCGGAGTAACGAATGGTGCGCTCTCATCCAAAACATGGTGGGAGATTTCTCGAGAAACGCACCTTATTAATAAAAATTTAAAGCGGTTCAACCTCAAAGCACCAGACGTAAGTTTTAAAGAAGTACAACAAGAGGTGAGAGGTGCAGTTGCTGAAAGAAAGCAGCTACTCACTGATCATATGGATTTGTTAAAAAACTCTCAATTCTCTGATTTATTAGACTTTAAAAAAGGTTCTGCAAAGCTTCTTAATGAGCACGAAATAGAAATAACATCAGACGGTGGTAAAGAGGTGATTTATGCGGAATATGTGGTATTAGCGACAGGCAGCAGGCCAAGAAAGTTACCGGAAATTCCTATTGATGAAAAGGTAATACTCACCAGCGATGGTATTGAGCAGATGGACGATTTTCCGGAAAGTATGGTGATTTTAGGTGCGGGTGTTATTGGTTGTGAATTCGCCACCATTTTCTCTGGTTTTGGTAAAACCAAAGTTCATTTAATTGACAAAGGTGACCGTATTCTTCCATTTGAAGATGAGGATATTGTAAAAGTGATTGAGCGTAACATGGAGAATAATGGCGTACTTATTCACCGTAATTCTCAGCTCATCAGAATGGATATTGTGAATGGGCGAGTGGAGTATGAGCTAGAGTATGACGATGGCTCCAAAGAGGTTTTTAATGTTGAGAGGGCTTTAGTTTCTGTAGGTAGAATACCTAATTATGAAAACCTATGGGCTGATGCAGTGCCTATTACATTAAATAAGCGGGGTATTGAAGATAATGAGACACAAACCAGCGTTTCCAACATTTATGCAGTTGGAGATATTACAGCTGATATAGCATTAGTTAATGTGGGTGAATTGGAAGGACGACATGCGGTAGAAAAGATTTTCGGGAAGCCTCAGAGAAAATTGGTGTATGAAAATATTTCCACCATAATGTTCCTAAACCCTGAAGTGGCGGGCGTAGGTCTCAATGAAACTCAGGCAAAAGCAAAAGGCATTGCCTATAAAGTAGTAACACTTGATTACGCCTGCATACCTCGGGCAATAGCCAAACGTAACACACAAGGATTCATAAAAATGCTTGTTACCAATGATGATGCTATGAAAATACTCGGTATGCGTGTGGTAGGCAACCACGCATCAAGTGCTATACAAGCGGTAGCGTTGCTTATTAGTATGGATAAGGGTATTGAAGAACTTGCTGAATGCGTACATCCACACCCTTCAATAACAGAAGGTATTCAGGAATGTGTGCGTATGGTGATGGGTAAATCACTGTTTAAGCCAAGTGCCTTAACAGGTAAGCTGTCTTGCAGAACGTGTAATGAAGGTGTTTACGAAAATATTATCTTCTAA
- a CDS encoding YebC/PmpR family DNA-binding transcriptional regulator, whose amino-acid sequence MGRAFEYRRAAKEKRWDKMSKVFPKLAKAITVAVKEGGADPEMNAKLRTAIQNAKAENMPKDNIENAIKRAEGKDAAEYTEINYEGKGPHGVLVFVECATDNANRTVANVKSYFSKAGGSLVPTGSLEFMFDRTAVFEFVKTEGMDLEELQLELIDAGMEEIEEKDDKVFVYGDYTNFGNISTALENLNIEVEKSSLKRYPTTPVEFTEEQMEEIEKMLDKIEDDDDVQAVFTNIA is encoded by the coding sequence ATGGGAAGAGCATTTGAATATAGAAGAGCAGCGAAAGAGAAACGTTGGGACAAAATGTCCAAGGTATTTCCAAAACTAGCTAAAGCCATTACGGTAGCTGTTAAAGAAGGTGGAGCAGACCCCGAAATGAACGCAAAGCTACGTACGGCTATTCAGAATGCTAAGGCTGAAAATATGCCTAAAGATAATATTGAAAATGCCATTAAGCGTGCTGAGGGCAAGGATGCTGCAGAATACACTGAAATTAATTATGAAGGAAAAGGACCTCATGGCGTTTTAGTTTTTGTGGAATGTGCTACTGATAATGCAAATAGAACTGTAGCCAATGTGAAAAGCTATTTCAGTAAGGCAGGTGGCAGTTTAGTTCCTACCGGCTCGTTGGAGTTTATGTTTGACAGAACGGCTGTTTTCGAATTTGTTAAAACTGAAGGTATGGATCTGGAAGAGCTTCAATTAGAATTGATTGATGCAGGAATGGAAGAAATTGAAGAAAAGGATGACAAAGTGTTTGTGTATGGAGATTATACCAACTTTGGCAATATTTCTACAGCTCTTGAGAACCTTAACATTGAAGTGGAAAAATCATCTCTAAAAAGATATCCTACAACTCCTGTAGAGTTTACTGAAGAACAGATGGAGGAAATAGAAAAAATGCTGGATAAGATTGAGGACGATGATGATGTACAGGCAGTTTTTACAAATATTGCCTAA
- a CDS encoding bestrophin family ion channel produces MKVIKSLYLIINYKTFIVTALAVVSTWLCEKYQVVADFPLTLVAIAIVFPVVFSIDSAYKRRERALGLLGDFKAHIIALYHASRDWVDDDKDFQKEIKSELLQIYSRIRDFFVSDPKTEHESERLIYEQISKFSAIAKKFRDHGLQVGEMSRVSQYISKIMVAMENLKVILHYRTPVTLRAYSKVFIYSFPVLYGPYFVSVSEHYSEGLMYAMPIVFSFILVSLDNIQGHLENPFDQIGEDDIKFDVEDFSEMMDQ; encoded by the coding sequence ATGAAAGTAATTAAGAGCCTTTATTTAATAATAAATTATAAAACTTTTATTGTAACGGCACTAGCTGTGGTGAGCACCTGGCTTTGTGAAAAGTATCAGGTGGTAGCAGATTTCCCGCTCACTTTGGTAGCTATTGCTATCGTATTTCCGGTGGTATTTTCAATTGACAGTGCCTATAAGCGCAGAGAAAGAGCACTTGGTCTACTAGGTGATTTTAAAGCACATATAATAGCCCTTTATCATGCTTCAAGAGATTGGGTTGATGATGATAAGGATTTTCAAAAGGAGATTAAATCTGAGCTTTTGCAGATATATTCTCGTATCAGAGACTTTTTCGTGAGCGACCCTAAAACAGAACATGAATCAGAAAGGCTTATTTATGAACAGATTTCGAAATTCTCTGCCATTGCTAAGAAATTCCGAGACCATGGTTTGCAGGTGGGAGAGATGTCAAGAGTAAGCCAGTACATTAGCAAAATTATGGTGGCCATGGAAAATCTAAAAGTCATATTGCACTATAGAACTCCTGTTACCTTAAGAGCATATAGCAAGGTATTTATTTATTCTTTTCCAGTGCTATACGGCCCGTACTTCGTGTCAGTTTCTGAACATTATTCAGAGGGTTTAATGTATGCAATGCCTATTGTATTCAGTTTTATTCTTGTAAGCTTAGATAACATCCAAGGCCACCTTGAAAATCCATTTGATCAGATAGGTGAAGACGATATCAAGTTTGATGTGGAGGATTTCTCTGAGATGATGGATCAGTAA
- a CDS encoding nitroreductase family protein, with product MSKTKLIKGHPYEAYSKETYSEEEVVKRSLEYYQWLDKRRTVREFSDKPIPKEVIENIILSASTAPSGAHKQPWSFCVVSNPDLKKQIREAAEKEEYESYNGRMTEDWLKDLEPLGTDWHKPFLEIAPYLIIVFKKAYDLCPEGKKKNNYYVNESVGLAAGFLLTAIHNAGLVALTHTPSPMNFLTKLLERPENERPMLLIPVGYPVAETWVPNLGRKPIEEIATFYE from the coding sequence ATGAGCAAGACCAAATTGATAAAGGGGCATCCTTACGAGGCATATTCTAAAGAAACATACTCCGAAGAAGAAGTTGTAAAAAGAAGCTTAGAATACTATCAATGGCTGGATAAACGAAGAACGGTAAGGGAGTTTTCAGATAAGCCCATACCCAAAGAAGTTATCGAAAATATCATACTGTCAGCCTCCACAGCCCCTTCAGGTGCTCATAAACAACCTTGGTCATTCTGTGTGGTGAGCAACCCTGATTTAAAGAAACAAATAAGAGAAGCCGCTGAAAAGGAGGAATATGAAAGCTACAATGGTAGAATGACTGAGGATTGGTTGAAAGATTTAGAGCCACTAGGCACTGACTGGCATAAGCCATTTCTTGAGATAGCTCCATATCTAATTATAGTCTTTAAAAAGGCCTACGACCTTTGCCCTGAAGGCAAGAAAAAGAATAATTATTATGTGAATGAATCCGTTGGTTTAGCGGCTGGATTTTTACTCACAGCCATTCATAATGCCGGATTGGTAGCACTAACACATACTCCAAGTCCAATGAATTTTCTTACAAAATTGTTGGAACGACCTGAAAATGAACGGCCAATGCTGTTAATACCTGTAGGTTATCCTGTAGCGGAAACCTGGGTGCCTAATCTCGGAAGGAAGCCTATAGAAGAAATAGCTACTTTCTACGAATAA